The Cryptococcus deuterogattii R265 chromosome 3, complete sequence genome has a segment encoding these proteins:
- a CDS encoding putative protein lysine methyltransferase SET5, with the protein MTDLTAEAAISPSDDILLPALASLRENHPDKGILKLLAQLKVDHPEWAVSEKRFRKALQLAPSPGDGEADPSEKALVADTGLDPSIDVKSIAPKVEVKMFAGGKGKGLVAKEGLKQGEMLWQEEPWIVTSDPGHYSLLTQSMMCSQCFSLFARPSPPLSVPCPHCITAHFCNRLCYTKSLSSSHLPLLCPGLNPDASSLMDFIRKRGERSVEGVAKILARWRGEREWGAKGKAEEMEKRIWKGMARVSQKRKEMERREWSYISKARMEEWHLIHIMLINVLNPSPTHENYKSFQRLLISQHPRRFRPVPLTEKEVKRWFSFESFLELLGLVGLNQEDSGGLYALHAHLNHSCEPNIQVRNLPKSYTPPTQETLPVDLPPPIQAGDKVSNKLTILARHGIQPGEELTISYVNMKMPRDERRQALREGYGFWCACDRCVREKERPNGEKNE; encoded by the exons ATGACGGACCTTACTGCAGAAGCGGCtatctctccttccgaTGATATtctccttccagctcttGCGTCACTTCGAGAAAATCACCCAGACAAAGGCATCCTCAAACTTCTCGCCCAGCTCAAGGTTGATCATCCTGAATGGGCCGTATCTGAAAAACGATTTCGAAAGGCTCTTCAACTTGCACCATCTCCTGGAGACGGTGAAGCCGATCCAAGTGAAAAGGCGCTCGTGGCTGATACAGGCCTTGACCCTTCCATCGATGTGAAGAGTATCGCGCcgaaagtggaggtgaaaATGTTTGCCGGGGGAAAGGGTAAGGGGTTGGTCGCAAAAGAAGGATTGAAGCAAGGCGAAATGCTGTGGCAGGAGGAGCCTTGGATTGTCACTTCTGATCC CGGACATTACTCTCTCTTGACCCAATCCATGATGTGCTCCCAAtgcttttcccttttcgcTCGCCCATCACCACCTTTATCTGTCCCTTGCCCGCACTGCATCACCGCCCACTTTTGCAACCGTCTATGCTATACCAAAtctctctcgtcttcgCATCTACCCCTTCTTTGCCCGGGACTCAATCCAGATGCAAGTAGCCTGATGGATTTCATTAGGAAGCGAGGCGAGAGGAGCGTTGAAGGTGTCGCCAAGATTTTGGCCAGGTGGAGGGGCGAGAGGGAATGGGGTGCTAAAGGCAAAgcggaggagatggaaaagaggatcTGGAAGGGGATGGCTAGGGTTAGccaaaagagaaaggaaatggagcGTCGAGAATG GAGTTACATCTCAAAAGCtcggatggaagaatggcATCTCATCCATATCATGCTTATTAACGTCCTTaacccttctccaactcaCGAAAATTACAAATCTTTTCAACGCTTGCTCATCTCCCAACACCCTCGTCGATTCAGACCTGTGCCTCTgacagagaaagaggtcAAGAGGTGGTTTTCATTTGAAAGTTTCCTAGAATTATTAGGCTTGGTTGGTTTGAATCAGGAGGATTCTGGTGGATTGTATGCGCTGCACGCGCATCTGAACCACTCTTGTGAGCCAAACATCCAAGTGCGAAATCTCCCCAAATCGTATACACCCCCAACGCAGGAAACTCTTCCTGTTGATCTACCTCCCCCCATCCAAGCCGGCGATAAAGTCTCGAACAAGCTCACCATCCTTGCCCGTCATGGGATTCAGCCTGGAGAGGAATTGACGATTTCGTATGTCAACATGAAGATGCCCAGAGACGAGAGAAGGCAGGCTTTGAGGGAAGGTTATGGCTTCTGGTGCGCTTGTGACAGATGtgtgagagagaaagagaggcCAAATGGTGAAAAAAATGAATAG